One Cicer arietinum cultivar CDC Frontier isolate Library 1 chromosome 8, Cicar.CDCFrontier_v2.0, whole genome shotgun sequence DNA segment encodes these proteins:
- the LOC101503700 gene encoding uncharacterized protein isoform X2, protein MSFTVATVNTGGAGILYNTTTTTTLYTLPSSSRRRTLHIVSAKKFSPRSRKILPTTTTTTNNDLETQPTAEIDIPFYSDEDWPFPWRPPGTTKEPDFFEGPQWNTLGFVGEYLWILGGLFAVLGGGYASVLHKHSMCINSKANWVN, encoded by the exons ATGTCGTTCACCGTTGCCACCGTTAATACCGGTGGTGCAGGAATCCTCTACAACACCACAACAACAACCACACTCTACACCCTCCCATCTTCTTCAAGAAGAAGAACCCTTCACATAGTTTCAGCTAAGAAATTCTCTCCTCGTTCAAGAAAAATCctaccaacaacaacaacaacaacaaataatgATCTTGAAACACAACCAACGGCTGAGATTGATATACCCTTTTACTCAGATGAAGATTGGCCGTTTCCTTGGAGACCTCCTGGTACCACAAAGGAACCCGATTTCTTTGAAGGTCCTCAGTGGAATACTCTTGGTTTCGTTGGAGAGTATCTTTGGATTCTTGGTGGTCTTTTTGCG GTACTTGGTGGCGGGT ATGCTTCTGTTTTGCATAAACATAGTATGTGTATCAATTCTAAAGCAAATTGGGTGAATTAG
- the LOC101503700 gene encoding uncharacterized protein isoform X1: MSFTVATVNTGGAGILYNTTTTTTLYTLPSSSRRRTLHIVSAKKFSPRSRKILPTTTTTTNNDLETQPTAEIDIPFYSDEDWPFPWRPPGTTKEPDFFEGPQWNTLGFVGEYLWILGGLFAVLGGGYAALNYNQGASDFKETPAYKESVQSQELLEQPEATDSDIFESNPTEVAPSLD; encoded by the exons ATGTCGTTCACCGTTGCCACCGTTAATACCGGTGGTGCAGGAATCCTCTACAACACCACAACAACAACCACACTCTACACCCTCCCATCTTCTTCAAGAAGAAGAACCCTTCACATAGTTTCAGCTAAGAAATTCTCTCCTCGTTCAAGAAAAATCctaccaacaacaacaacaacaacaaataatgATCTTGAAACACAACCAACGGCTGAGATTGATATACCCTTTTACTCAGATGAAGATTGGCCGTTTCCTTGGAGACCTCCTGGTACCACAAAGGAACCCGATTTCTTTGAAGGTCCTCAGTGGAATACTCTTGGTTTCGTTGGAGAGTATCTTTGGATTCTTGGTGGTCTTTTTGCG GTACTTGGTGGCGGGTATGCTGCCTTAAATTATAATCAAGGAGCATCGGATTTTAAGGAGACACCTGCATACAAAGAATCTGTTCAGTCTCAAGAACTGTTAGAACAACCTGAAGCAACTGACTCAGACATATTCGAATCCAATCCAACAGAGGTAGCTCCTAGTTTGGATTAG